Proteins found in one Aspergillus chevalieri M1 DNA, chromosome 2, nearly complete sequence genomic segment:
- a CDS encoding WD40 repeat domain-containing protein (COG:I;~EggNog:ENOG410PHGQ;~InterPro:IPR036322,IPR015943,IPR019775,IPR001680, IPR017986;~PFAM:PF00400;~go_function: GO:0005515 - protein binding [Evidence IEA]), with the protein MASDIPKVVPLTCHGHSRPVPHINFSSTVEDDQYYLISACKDNNPMLRDGITGDWIGTFFGHKGAVWQARLSVDANIAATAAADFSAKVWDTHTGESLHTLQHAHICRAVAFPIQPNPQVLATGGVEKKLRIFDLTRGGDNSTSSSPTGTQPNTDPTSYEIGPGVHGGTIKSIIWNKDYNILTTAAEDRKIRWWDLRSRHPVLEYTVDGPIGSCELNSLAFRPNDPGILSVAAGKSVYLFDGMSPGQMLKKIDFSYDVASVAVNSESGKLVTGSAEDTWARVYDLHTGQELEVQKGHHGPIWSVSFSPDGKLYGTGSEDGTIKLWKACRESYGLWR; encoded by the exons ATGGCTTCGG ACATCCCGAAGGTGGTACCTCTAACCTGTCACGGACATTCTCGTCCTGTGCCACACATCAACTTCTCTTCCACCGTTGAAGATGATCAATACTACCTTATTTCAGCTTGCAAGG ACAACAACCCTATGCTCCGGGATGGCATTACTGGTGATTG GATCGGTACCTTCTTCGGCCACAAAGGAGCCGTCTGGCAAGCTCGACTCTCCGTGGACGCCAACATAGCAGCTACCGCAGCAGCAGATTTCTCAGC CAAGGTCTGGGACACCCACACCGGCGAATCTCTCCACACCCTGCAGCACGCCCACATATGCCGCGCAGTGGCATTCCCCATCCAACCAAACCCTCAAGTCCTAGCCACGGGAGGCGTGGAAAAGAAACTCCGCATCTTCGACCTCACCCGCGGCGGCGACAACagcacctcctcctcccccacaGGAACCCAACCCAACACCGACCCAACAAGCTACGAAATCGGCCCGGGCGTCCACGGTGGCACCATCAAATCCATTATCTGGAACAAAGACTACAATATCctcaccaccgccgccgaAGACCGCAAAATCCGCTGGTGGGACCTCCGCTCCCGACATCCTGTCCTCGAATACACCGTCGACGGACCAATCGGTAGCTGTGAGCTCAACAGTCTCGCCTTTCGCCCCAACGACCCTGGTATTCTCTCCGTGGCCGCCGGCAAATCCGTATACCTGTTCGACGGCATGAGCCCGGGCCAAATGCTGAAGAAAATCGATTTCTCATACGACGTGGCAAGCGTGGCTGTGAACAGCGAGTCCGGAAAATTGGTCACGGGTAGTGCGGAGGATACATGGGCGCGTGTTTACGATTTGCATACGGGACAGGAGTTGGAGGTTCAGAAGGGGCATCACGGGCCAATTTGGTCTGTTAGTTTCTCGCCGGATGGGAAGCTGTATGGGACTGGGAGTGAGGATGGGACTATCAAGTTGTGGAAGGCTTGTCGGGAGTCTTATGGGTTGTGGCGGTAG